The genome window AAATCATCGAGCCTTCGTAGTTGACCTGCGCGCCGACATTGTAATAACTGCGCTTGTAGTCAACATCGACTGTGGCCGCAACTGGAGTCGGATCGAACAAATCGGTCGTCGTCCCGGAGCGTTCCATCATCAACACGCCGCCGAACAGCTTGAGATACTTCATTGGCTGTACGCTCAATGATGCATGCTCTTGATGGCGGCGCGTGAAGCTGGTCCCGTCGAAATTGTAAATCCGGCGGAACTGGTCGTGACCAACCTTGACATCGAATAGTCCCGGCTGTGCCAGCGAAGCATTCATATTGCGGTTATTGAGAATGATATTATGCAAATTGGCTCTCATCAGCATTCCGTTGTCGAATCTGTAACGGAATCCTTCCAATGAGATCGTAGCGCCTTCATACAAGTTGAAAGTTGGGTGATAAGCGCTTTGATTGCCTTCTTCGTCAAGATAGACATAACCAACCTTGACATCGCCCGAACCCGCTGCCGCAAGTGACAACGAGCAAAGAGCGGCGATGAGAATGGCTGTCTGCCCAAGTACCTTAAATACTCTCATATTCCCCTCCTTACTTCTTCAGGTTGTCATGACAGCCGGATGAGTAACAATTGGCGTAGAACGTCGTTGTTAACATCGGGTCAAGAAACAGGCGGTTATCGTTCGAACCGTGAAATTCGGTATGGCAGTTAACGCAGTCGATTCTGGTCGCCATTCCGGAATGTGCAACGCGATGCCCGGCCGGCATACCGTGACACTGCAGACAGGTCCCGTTTTCGGGCTGAGTCAGCAGCTTCTCATTCGGCGAACCGTGCGGGCTATGGCATTCGATACATCCGCCGCCGTCAA of bacterium contains these proteins:
- a CDS encoding MtrB/PioB family outer membrane beta-barrel protein, whose protein sequence is MRVFKVLGQTAILIAALCSLSLAAAGSGDVKVGYVYLDEEGNQSAYHPTFNLYEGATISLEGFRYRFDNGMLMRANLHNIILNNRNMNASLAQPGLFDVKVGHDQFRRIYNFDGTSFTRRHQEHASLSVQPMKYLKLFGGVLMMERSGTTTDLFDPTPVAATVDVDYKRSYYNVGAQVNYEGSMI